The following are encoded together in the Triticum dicoccoides isolate Atlit2015 ecotype Zavitan chromosome 6B, WEW_v2.0, whole genome shotgun sequence genome:
- the LOC119325188 gene encoding uncharacterized protein LOC119325188, whose protein sequence is MSSSLRRPAAARPISKPSAKGLNSHNRWSSLANLAEEEDESDRLSNLPEGVLLDILGRLDIADAARTRILARRWKEIPTMLSNYFITVGSYDDEHNRGLTCDDVARANATVLGATRSLLESRTSTSLCTSIKLLRVQFFLGDGDVTSIGQSLANTMAMNKVESAELTLFTMKESTRCRKDNVVTYGMQFKSFFDACPKAFSGLARLKLENLRLAESSGFPEILSVCKQLEFLRLYNCDMGYLSLLEVSHPLLCELEIVKCDFERVDLVWLPKLTVLTYSWWVCEHDPLSFDYVPLLQTLSLTSMALARHKVLKLSDFLGKATVSDLHLNFLCEKIWVKPEEPDQLLQVFHKLRHVTLPLRLRTAARSGAARLLRLPVAARKGVAAAAAWIAGCSSERGSCLFGRLCSSTGGSSFEASDGDGDGDGERVEIGARQAAAHY, encoded by the exons ATGTCGAGCTCTCTTCGACGGCCAGCGGCTGCCAGACCCATCTCCAAACCATCCGCCAAGGGCCTCAACAGCCATAACCGATGGTCCTCTCTAGCCAATCTG GCTGAGGAAGAAGATGAATCGGACCGGCTCAGCAATTTGCCTGAGGGCGTGTTGCTCGATATTTTAGGGCGACTTGACATCGCAGATGCTGCTAGAACTAGAATCCTCGCCAGACGGTGGAAGGAGATTCCTACCATGCTCTCCAATTATTTTATAACAGTTGGTTCGTATGACGATGAGCACAATAGAGGGTTGACCTGTGATGATGTAGCTCGGGCCAATGCCACCGTCCTTGGAGCAACCAGGAGCTTGCTGGAAAGCAGGACTAGTACAAGCCTATGCACCTCCATTAAGCTCCTGCGCGTGCAATTCTTCTTGGGAGATGGAGATGTTACTAGTATCGGCCAGTCTCTTGCCAACACCATGGCAATGAACAAGGTTGAGTCAGCGGAATTAACTCTCTTTACAATGAAGGAAAGCACACGATGCAGAAAGGACAATGTTGTCACTTATGGGATGCAGTTTAAGTCATTTTTTGACGCCTGTCCAAAGGCATTCAGTGGTCTGGCAAGACTCAAGCTAGAAAATTTGAGGCTAGCTGAATCATCGGGCTTCCCTGAAATTCTCAGTGTATGCAAGCAACTGGAGTTCCTCCGCCTGTATAACTGCGACATGGGGTACCTTTCTTTGCTAGAAGTGTCACACCCACTACTCTGTGAACTCGAGATTGTCAAGTGTGATTTTGAGAGggttgatctcgtgtggctaccaaAGCTCACAGTGCTGACTTATTCTTGGTGGGTCTGTGAGCATGATCCTTTGTCTTTTGATTATGTCCCACTGCTCCAGACTCTGAGCCTCACCAGTATGGCTCTTGCACGGCACAAGGTGCTCAAGTTAAGTGACTTCCTTGGCAAAGCCACCGTAAGCGACCTGCATCTAAATTTTCTGTGTGAAAAG aTCTGGGTTAAACCAGAAGAACCAGATCAATTGTTGCAGGTGTTCCACAAATTAAGGCATGTGACTTTGCCGCTTCGATTGCGGACTGCGGCTCGGAGTGGAGCCGCTAGATTGCTTCGATTGCCGGTCGCAGCTCGGAaaggagttgctgctgctgctgcttggattGCGGGCTGCAGCTCCGAAAGGGGGAGCTGCTTATTTGGGCGCCTCTGCTCAAGCACCGGTGGATCCTCATTCGAGGCATccgacggcgacggcgatggcgacggcgagagAGTGGAGATCGGCGCACGGCAGGCGGCGGCGCATTACTGA
- the LOC119320077 gene encoding uncharacterized protein LOC119320077 — MSSSLRRPAAARPISKPSAKGLNSHNRWSSLPNLPEEEDELDRLSNLPEGVLLDILGRLDIADAARTRILARRWKEIPTMLSNFFITVGSYDDEHNRALTRDDVARANATVLGATRSLLESRTSTSICTSIKLLRVQFFLGDGDVTSIGQSLANTMAMNKVGSAELTLFTMKESTRCRKDDVLTYGMQFKSFFDACPKAFSGLARLKLENLRLAESSGFPEILSVCKQLEFLRLYNCDMGYLSLLEVSHPLLCELEIVKCDFERVDLMWLPKLKMLTYSWWVCEHDPLSFDYVPLLQTLSLTSMALARHKVLKLSDFLGKATISDLHLNFLCEKIWVKPEEPDQLLQVFHKLRHVTLTHISEECDLNWTMFILQGAPYLEELCIKVWDHPCDIIEDERLRKMYGFSEDKKDACAVWEAPADFKHHNLSVLRVFGFQCEESFVNYVKSVMEASVALEDIYLYEKPVCAYCEHMRQNDRYPRTSKLRTALRNIFDRGMCSPLRIHFPLSTTT, encoded by the exons ATGTCGAGCTCTCTTCGACGGCCAGCGGCTGCCAGACCGATCTCCAAACCATCCGCCAAGGGCCTCAACAGCCATAACCGATGGTCCTCTCTACCCAATCTG ccagaggaagaagatgaattGGATCGGCTCAGTAACTTGCCTGAGGGTGTGTTGCTCGATATTTTAGGGCGACTTGACATCGCAGATGCTGCTAGAACTAGAATCCTCGCCAGACGGTGGAAGGAGATTCCTACAATGCTCTCCAATTTTTTTATAACAGTTGGTTCCTATGACGATGAGCACAATAGAGCGTTGACCCGTGATGATGTAGCTCGGGCCAATGCCACCGTCCTTGGAGCAACCAGGAGCTTGCTGGAAAGCAGGACTAGTACAAGCATATGCACCTCCATTAAACTCCTGCGCGTGCAATTCTTCTTGGGAGATGGAGATGTTACTAGTATCGGCCAGTCTCTTGCCAACACCATGGCAATGAACAAGGTTGGGTCAGCGGAATTAACTCTCTTTACAATGAAGGAAAGCACACGATGCAGAAAGGACGATGTTCTCACTTATGGGATGCAGTTTAAGTCATTTTTTGACGCCTGTCCAAAGGCATTCAGTGGTCTGGCAAGACTCAAGCTAGAAAATTTGAGGCTAGCTGAATCATCGGGCTTCCCTGAAATTCTCAGTGTATGCAAGCAACTGGAGTTCCTCCGCCTGTATAACTGTGACATGGGGTACCTTTCTTTGCTAGAAGTGTCACACCCACTACTCTGTGAACTCGAGATTGTCAAGTGTGATTTTGAGAGGGTTGATCTCATGTGGCTACCAAAGCTCAAAATGCTGACTTATTCTTGGTGGGTCTGTGAACACGATCCTTTGTCTTTTGATTACGTCCCACTGCTCCAGACTCTGAGCCTCACCAGTATGGCTCTTGCACGGCACAAGGTGCTCAAGTTAAGTGACTTCCTTGGCAAAGCCACCATAAGCGACCTGCATCTAAATTTTCTGTGTGAAAAG ATCTGGGTTAAACCAGAAGAACCAGATCAATTGTTGCAGGTGTTCCACAAATTAAGGCATGTGACTTTGACCCACATCTCTGAAGAATGCGATCTGAATTGGACAATGTTCATTCTCCAAGGTGCACCATACCTTGAGGAGCTATGCATCAAG GTGTGGGATCATCCATGTGATATTATAGAGGATGAGAGGCTTAGGAAGATGTATGGGTTTAGCGAGGACAAGAAGGACGCATGTGCAGTGTGGGAAGCGCCTGCAGATTTCAAGCACCACAATTTGTCTGTGCTCAGGGTCTTTGGGTTTCAGTGCGAGGAGAGTTTTGTGAATTACGTGAAAAGTGTCATGGAAGCATCGGTCGCTCTGGAGGACATATACTTGTATGAGAAGCCAGTGTGTGCGTACTGTGAGCACATGAGGCAGAATGACAGATACCCGCGGACAAGCAAGCTTAGGACGGCGCTTAGGAACATATTTGACAGGGGGATGTGCTCGCCTCTGAGGATTCATTTCCCACTTTCAACAACAACCTGA